Within Butyrivibrio fibrisolvens, the genomic segment GGAGGTCTATATCCCGGAGAATCCGGTCAGATTTGGTCTGAATTGCAAGCCCGAATCCATATCTGTGTATGATCTCAATGCACTTCCTCGTCAGCTCAAGTTCGGTTTCGCAGTGCATGTACGGATCTGACATGGAACCTGTTCCGATCATGCACTTCTTACGCTTTGACTTAAGGGCCGCCTCAAGCAGCATTGGTGCGTTCTGCTTAACCTCAATGTCTTCAAAAGGATGCGTAAACTGATAGCACTTACTCCTGCTGTCACAGTAAATACAGCCATGGGAACAACCACGATATATATTCATACCGCATCGTCCGCCGTTTGTGGTCAAAATACCTTTTGCCTCAACAAAATGCATATCTACTCACCCTTTTTCTGATACAACAGATAAGCTTTACTTTTGTACAACAGAAACTCCTTTCATTATACAGGAAAAGGATTTTTTCCGATATATACCGAGTTTTATGGTGCCTGGTAACAAGTTTTAAAATATATAAATCTGACGTTACTGAAGAATCACATCATTCTACTGCTTTTACTATACACTGTATGCTATTATTAAGTGTGAAAACACATTCAAAAAGGAGTCCCCTATGAAATTCATCTCATGGAATATAGATTCAATTAACGCAGCACTTACAGGTACAAGCCCACGTTCAGAGCTTAGCCGCAAGGTGCTTGATACAATCGCAGCAGAAGACGCTGATATCATCGCCATTCAGGAGACCAAGCTTCCAGCGGCAGGCATGAATGCAAAGCAGGAAGAGGCTCTTAAGTCTTATTTTCCTGAATATGACTATGTATATGTAAGCTCACATGAGCCTGCAAGAAAGGGCTATGCAGGAACTATGGCTCTTTATAAGAAGGGGATCAAAGTAGATGCATCTTTCCCGGAAATCGGTGCTCCTGACACTATGGATAGCGAAGGAAGGATGATCACTCTTGAGCATGAGAAGTTCTTCTTCAATCTTGTATACACACCTAATGCAGGTGATGGATTAAAACGCCTTAAAGAGCGTCAGGAATGGGACAAGAAGTATACTGATTATATAAAAACTCTTGATTCTAAAAAGCCTGTTATCTCCTGCGGTGACTATAACGTAGCTCACGAAGAGATCGACCTTGCCAACCCTGACAGCAATCACATGTCAGCAGGCTTCACAGATGAAGAACGTGAAGGCTTTACTAACCTTCTTAATGCCGGATTTGTAGATACCTTCAGACACGTCAATGGCAATATACCAAATGTATACTCCTGGTGGGCCCAGCGCATCAAGACCAGCAAGATCAACAACTCAGGCTGGAGGATCGACTACTTCCTCGTAAGTGATAGGATCAAGGACAAGGTCACAAAATCTGAAATGCTTGATTCAGGCGAGCGCCAGGACCATACTCCGATCCTGCTTGAGATCGACATTTAAATTACGAATAGATCGCCAACCTTTTGTCATTGATGACTTTCCATTCATCAAGGGGAAGGGGCTTGTAATCTGAATACATGCAGAAACAGTTGATGATCTCGCATGGTATGGGGAGGGTGATATTTTCACCATCTTTGGTTGTCACCGTGCGAGTTCTCTTCCTGTTATCAAGTACAAATCTGTCTACGAATTCCTGATCTGCTGTAGCATGAATATGCCCATGCAGCATATAGGAATGCGCCTTGCCATTAGTAATATCATACTGCCTGTTGTAACACATGACTGGATAGTGAGAACATATCACTCTTCTATTATTGTCATGAAGTTCCATATAATCAGACATCTTCTTAAAAAGTGTTGTATCAAAAGTTGTCTTTCTAAGCACATGATCATGATTGCCAAGAACCATGAACTTCTTGCCGTTGAGTCTTAAGATTATCTCCTTGGCCCTTTTTACATCCTTGGACATAATAAAGTCCCCAAGAATGACAACTTCATCGCGCTTTTGAACCACGCTGTTCCACTGAGCTATCATATACTCATTCATATCTTCTATATTTTCAAAGCCTCGCTTATCCATAAGCTTATTTACCGCATCATCATCAAAATGCAGATCTGCAATATATCGTCTCAATCGTTATTCGCTCCCTTATTATACATTTACTATGATTCATTACTATTATTTCTATTTTTCTTATTTTATCACGAATGCAAAATATTCTTTCAATATATACCAGTAACTGCTTATAATAAATTTATCTGATTCTTTTCAAGTATCCTCAAAGGATTTGCAGGGGTGGGGCTCCTCCGTGCAGGCAGAATATAAATCATTGTCTCGCTTTTAATTGTTTTAAAAATTCATGAGCGTGATAGATGGAGATTTTCATTCTGCATGGGGTTCACCTGTTTGAGCGTAGCGAGTTTGAACCCTAGAATGAAAAGCGCCAGATATCATGCCATGAATTTTATAAAACAATTATAGCGAGGCAATGATTTATATTCTGCCTGCGCGGAGGAGCCCCACCCCTGCAAATCCTTTGAGGATGCTACACCACCTAAGTATAGAATTAATTATGCAAGTGTTAAGGTTATGTTAAGGTTCTTTAGGTTTACCGGAAAGGTTCGGATGATATCCTTTGTTCATAAGATAACAACACCGATTGAACAAAACGCAAATTCATTCGGCACTCACATAAACGGAGGATAAAAATCATGTGGACAAGAAAAGAACTTAAAGAAAAGGCAAAGAAATCGTTATCTGTAAACTACTGGAAGACCGTGCTTGTAAGTCTGATACTTGCATTCATACTCGGTTCAACAGGAAGCTCTATTGCAGGAAAGAGTCTTACAGAAAAGAAAGACACTGATAATACTGTTAGTACAGAATATCAGACAGAAAACGTTACAGATAATAATTCAATGAATTTCCCCTTTAGAACTACAGAAGATGGTAAATTAGAATTTTCTGATGGAAATTCCAGCTATGAACTTAGCAATTCACCTGAAAGCATTCCTGGTAGAATCGAACATGTTTCTAACATGATCGATAGTGGTAAATTCGGCGCAGGAATGATAATTGTACTAATCCTCGTACTTATAACAGTAGTACTTATTTTAATTGGTACAGCTATCGCCATTGATATCCTTATACTCAACCCTATGGAAGTTGGTTGCAAGAGATTCTTCACAAGAAACCTCAACCAGAAAGCTAACGTAAGTGAAGTTGCATATGCATTTGATAACAATTACAAGACTGTTGTAAAAACTGTTTTCTTCAGAGATCTGTACACAGCTCTTTGGAGTTTGCTCCTCATCATTCCTGGTATTGTAAAGATGTATGAATATCGTATGATCCCTTACATCCTTGCTGATCACCCAGAGCTTACAAGCAAAGAAGTATTCGCTAAGAGTAAAGAAATGATGAAAGGCCAGAAGTGGCACGCATTCGTACTTGACCTCTCTTTCATCGGATGGGGAATCCTCTCACTGTTTACACTTGGACTCCTTGGAACATTCTATGTAACACCTTATAGAAACATGACAAACGCAGCTCTTTATGAGAAGCTCGAGTATGGAAGACTTGCTATCGAAGAAAACTAAAAAATAACATTCACGCTACAAAAAAAGACATTATGCTTTTGGCATAGAAACATAAAAAGATTCACTTTAAGAAGGAGTCACCTGATGGACAAGATCCTCATAGCAGATGATGAAGCTGAAATCAGAAGTTTACTAAAACTATATCTCGAAAATGAAGGTTATGCTGTAGCAGAAGCAGGCGATGGCAAAGAAGCTCTTAAAGTTCTTGCAGGCGGAGACGTAAGTCTCTGCCTGCTTGATGTCATGATGCCGGAAATGGACGGTTTTCATGTGCTAAAAGAGCTCAGGAAAAACAATAACATTCCTGTTATCATCATATCCGCCAAGGATACCGATCCTGACAAGATCATAGGTCTCGACCTTGGAGCAGATGACTATATGGTAAAGCCCTTCAACCCTCTTGAAGCTGTTGCAAGAGTCCGTTCTAACCTGCGCCGTTACCACTCTTTAAAAGGAGATATGGAAGTAAAGAAAGAAGGACTTCTTTCTCTCAGAGATCTTAAACTCGACAGAGATGCCTGCATTCTCTATCGCGGTGAAAATAAGATAGAGCTTACCTCAACAGAACTTAAGATGATGGAACTCTTCATGGAAAACCCGGGTAAAGTTTTTACCAAGGAAAAAATCTATGAATATGCCTGGGGAGATAATTACGTAGTCGCAGATAATAACATAATGGTAGCTATAAGTAAGCTAAGATCAAAGCTTGACGATAACCCATCAGCCTATATCAAAACTGTACGAGGACTTGGTTATCGTATTGAAAAAGAATAAAACGATATTTTTAACCATTGCAGCTTTAATTCAAAAGCCCTCACCTACTACGGATTTCATATACAAATCCATGACTTTGAGAATAAAGAGACATTAGTTCAAATATGAGGTTATCATGGACAAACTCAAAAGCTTTTTAATAAAACGACTGATCCTGATTCTTATAATAGTTGTCACGATAGAATTAATTCTAAACGCAATAGTTAACTTTGCATTTTTTCCTTTAATACAGATGCTTATGGGAGTCTCCGGATCATCCGCCTTATCAATCACTAACATTCCATATTTAATCTGGGGAATTTTAACCGGCAACAACGCATTTATATTCGGTTCATTTAGAACATCCGCAGCCGTATTCCTCATTCTTTTATCAATTTTCCTTCTGGCTCTGCCTGTCATAATAGGCATACTTACATATGCAACGATAGTCACCAAACAGGTAGAAATCTTGGAAAAAGAACGTGATCAGGAACGAAAAGATTTTGAAGCCCAGCGTAACCTTATGCTCTCAGATTTCGCCCACGACCTGCGTACTCCAATAATGACAATAGGCGGCTATGCTACAGCCATAAATGATGGCATGGTCAAAGACGATGCTCAGAAAAAAGAGTATCTTACCGCAATAGCTTCAAAGTCAAAGAGAATGACCGAACTCATAACTTTACTATTTGAATACGTCAGAGTCGGAAGTGCCGGATTCACCTTAGACAGAAAAAAAATAGATCTCCATGCTTTCCTTACCGAAATAATCGCAAACAGCTATACCGACCTTGAAGACGCCGGAATGGAAGTAGATATAAACATCCCTGAAGATACCTTTTATATAAGCGCCGACGAACTACACCTAAAAAGAGTAATAGAAAACCTGATAATCAACATCATCCGTCATAACCCCTCCGGAATTAAAGTCGGATTTGAAATCACAAAACTTGCCGGCGTCGAATTCCTCGCCGTAGCTGACAGCGGCGATGCAATAACAAAATCCGAAGAAGAACTTTTTGAACCCTTCGTCAAAGGCGAAGACTCCCGCTCCCAAACTAAAGGTAGCGGCCTCGGCCTATCCGTTGCCAAGCAGGTCATGGATATGCATGGTTATGAAATACATCTAATACAGCCCTACAGAGAATACACAAAAGCATTCATACTTAAATTCACAGAATTATAATATTTTCATAGAAATACAATATATTTGCAAACTTCCCACATGATACATGTTTGCCCATCCAGGTATCATGTGGGAAGCGACTGATCATAATACCCTGGACAGAAATT encodes:
- a CDS encoding metallophosphoesterase encodes the protein MRRYIADLHFDDDAVNKLMDKRGFENIEDMNEYMIAQWNSVVQKRDEVVILGDFIMSKDVKRAKEIILRLNGKKFMVLGNHDHVLRKTTFDTTLFKKMSDYMELHDNNRRVICSHYPVMCYNRQYDITNGKAHSYMLHGHIHATADQEFVDRFVLDNRKRTRTVTTKDGENITLPIPCEIINCFCMYSDYKPLPLDEWKVINDKRLAIYS
- a CDS encoding DUF975 family protein, with product MWTRKELKEKAKKSLSVNYWKTVLVSLILAFILGSTGSSIAGKSLTEKKDTDNTVSTEYQTENVTDNNSMNFPFRTTEDGKLEFSDGNSSYELSNSPESIPGRIEHVSNMIDSGKFGAGMIIVLILVLITVVLILIGTAIAIDILILNPMEVGCKRFFTRNLNQKANVSEVAYAFDNNYKTVVKTVFFRDLYTALWSLLLIIPGIVKMYEYRMIPYILADHPELTSKEVFAKSKEMMKGQKWHAFVLDLSFIGWGILSLFTLGLLGTFYVTPYRNMTNAALYEKLEYGRLAIEEN
- a CDS encoding sensor histidine kinase, whose product is MDKLKSFLIKRLILILIIVVTIELILNAIVNFAFFPLIQMLMGVSGSSALSITNIPYLIWGILTGNNAFIFGSFRTSAAVFLILLSIFLLALPVIIGILTYATIVTKQVEILEKERDQERKDFEAQRNLMLSDFAHDLRTPIMTIGGYATAINDGMVKDDAQKKEYLTAIASKSKRMTELITLLFEYVRVGSAGFTLDRKKIDLHAFLTEIIANSYTDLEDAGMEVDINIPEDTFYISADELHLKRVIENLIINIIRHNPSGIKVGFEITKLAGVEFLAVADSGDAITKSEEELFEPFVKGEDSRSQTKGSGLGLSVAKQVMDMHGYEIHLIQPYREYTKAFILKFTEL
- a CDS encoding exodeoxyribonuclease III, with amino-acid sequence MKFISWNIDSINAALTGTSPRSELSRKVLDTIAAEDADIIAIQETKLPAAGMNAKQEEALKSYFPEYDYVYVSSHEPARKGYAGTMALYKKGIKVDASFPEIGAPDTMDSEGRMITLEHEKFFFNLVYTPNAGDGLKRLKERQEWDKKYTDYIKTLDSKKPVISCGDYNVAHEEIDLANPDSNHMSAGFTDEEREGFTNLLNAGFVDTFRHVNGNIPNVYSWWAQRIKTSKINNSGWRIDYFLVSDRIKDKVTKSEMLDSGERQDHTPILLEIDI
- a CDS encoding response regulator transcription factor, with the protein product MDKILIADDEAEIRSLLKLYLENEGYAVAEAGDGKEALKVLAGGDVSLCLLDVMMPEMDGFHVLKELRKNNNIPVIIISAKDTDPDKIIGLDLGADDYMVKPFNPLEAVARVRSNLRRYHSLKGDMEVKKEGLLSLRDLKLDRDACILYRGENKIELTSTELKMMELFMENPGKVFTKEKIYEYAWGDNYVVADNNIMVAISKLRSKLDDNPSAYIKTVRGLGYRIEKE